ATATAGCTTATGTGTAATAGTTCGAGAGAGGTAGTCGTTCTCATCCGTATCGGTCGAGAGTAAAATCATAGGAGCGGTACCAAAAACATCGCAGCGAAGCAAAAAGCCTTTTACTACTACATCTACATTATTGATTTTTACCGTTACTTTTATATCAAGCTCTTCTAAAAAGTAGTAGACTTTTCTTGTGTAGTGCGGTTTTAGCGTTCTATCCTCATTGCGTGACTGGTCATAGTAGCCAAAACTCCATAAAATCCCTACTCCAACCACATTTTGCTTGAGATCGTATACGCTTCTCATATGAGAACCGGCTAAAAAACCGAGTCCTCCCGAGTATATTTTAAGCGACTGATCTATTGCAAACTCCATCGAAAAGTAGGCAACACTTTTTGTAAACTTCTCACTTATATCGTACGAAAACAGATTCATCTTTTTCCTTATACTTATTTTGATAGATTGCTACAAAGTTATTTTGCATAGATTGCTTCGCTTTGCTCGCAATGACAGTGACAAAGAGATTTTATGGATTGTTTCGCTCTGTTCTCAACGATTGTCATTGCGAGGAGGAACGACGAAGCAATCTCGGTTATGCAAAAAACTCTACTACCTATTCCCTACAAATACGCACATATCAACCAAGCGGCTGCTGTATCCCCATTCGTTATCATACCATGCCAAAACTTTTACACATCGCTTATCCACGACGCTTGTCATATCAGGGATGTAAGTTGAACTGTAAGTAGAGCCTATAAAATCGCTTGAGACTCTCTTCTCATTATCTACTTCTAAAAGACCTCTAAATGCTCCCTCCGAAGCTTTTGTAAATGCCTCGTTAATCTCATCTTTTGTCACATCTTTGTTTAAGTTTAGAGTCAAATCCACAACTGAAACATCGGGCGTCGGAACACGCATCGCATAACCGTTTAGTTTGCCTTGAAGTTGCGGCATAACCAAACCTATGGCTTTTGCCGCACCGGTCGTAGTAGGAATCATATTTATAGCTGCTGCACGCGCTCTGCGCATATCAGAGCTGTGTTTTACATCTAAAATATTTTGGTCGTTCGTATATGAGTGGATAGTAGTCATAAGACCGTTTTGGATTCCAAATGCATCGTCTAAAACTTTGCAAAGAGGTGCGAGAGCGTTTGTCGTACAGCTTGCATTTGAGATGATTGATTCGCCTTTGTAGCCGTCCGTATTGATATTTAAAACATAAGTAGGAGTGTCATCTTTTGCAGGCGCGCTCATGACAACTTTTTTTACGCCGTTTTTTAGATATTTTTGCGCTTTTTGCGTTGTTAAAAATGAACCGGTACACTCAACGACAAGCTCAGCGCCAACGGAACCGAAATCCAA
This portion of the Sulfurimonas sp. genome encodes:
- the gap gene encoding type I glyceraldehyde-3-phosphate dehydrogenase, giving the protein MAVKAAINGTGRIGMIVAKIIASRDDIELVAINTTATPEMLEYLFKFDSVHKGIDAKIIDDKTIEIGGKKVALFATRSLDELDFGSVGAELVVECTGSFLTTQKAQKYLKNGVKKVVMSAPAKDDTPTYVLNINTDGYKGESIISNASCTTNALAPLCKVLDDAFGIQNGLMTTIHSYTNDQNILDVKHSSDMRRARAAAINMIPTTTGAAKAIGLVMPQLQGKLNGYAMRVPTPDVSVVDLTLNLNKDVTKDEINEAFTKASEGAFRGLLEVDNEKRVSSDFIGSTYSSTYIPDMTSVVDKRCVKVLAWYDNEWGYSSRLVDMCVFVGNR